One window from the genome of Fulvivirga lutea encodes:
- a CDS encoding RNA methyltransferase: protein MRKIPNEELDRKSVDEFKAANKIPVVILLDNIRSLNNVGSAFRTSDAFLVEKIYLGGITGIPPHREIQKTALGATESVEWEHVADVKEAVGQLKKDGYTIISIEQVENSISLEEFEPKKDEKYCLIFGNEVFGVDQDVVNLSDLTIEIPQYGTKHSLNISVSLGIVIWEFFRKLS, encoded by the coding sequence ATGAGAAAAATACCCAACGAAGAACTGGACAGAAAAAGTGTTGATGAATTTAAGGCCGCCAACAAAATTCCGGTTGTAATTCTGCTCGATAACATAAGAAGCCTCAATAATGTAGGCTCCGCGTTTCGCACTTCTGATGCATTCTTAGTAGAGAAAATTTATCTAGGGGGCATTACAGGAATACCCCCTCATCGTGAAATTCAAAAAACGGCCTTGGGTGCAACAGAATCAGTGGAGTGGGAGCATGTGGCAGATGTGAAAGAGGCCGTTGGTCAACTAAAAAAAGATGGCTATACTATTATTAGCATTGAGCAGGTGGAGAACAGCATCTCCTTAGAGGAGTTCGAACCTAAAAAAGACGAAAAATATTGTTTAATATTTGGAAATGAGGTTTTTGGCGTGGATCAGGATGTGGTGAATCTTTCTGACTTAACCATAGAAATTCCGCAATACGGCACCAAGCATTCGCTAAATATCTCCGTTAGTTTAGGAATTGTGATATGGGAGTTTTTTAGGAAATTGAGTTAA
- the mutS gene encoding DNA mismatch repair protein MutS → MSKTKDAKETPLMKQYNAIKAKYPGALLLFRVGDFYETFGEDAVKAAKVLDIVLTKRANGSASHIELAGFPHHAMDTYLPKLVRAGNRVAICDQLEDPKSVKGIVKRGVTELVTPGLSFNDNVLDKRSNNFLASIYFGKNYIGVSFLDLSTGEFMAARGNEDYISKLIQGFNPSEIIYSKPDYQKVEGLIGDEYNLFSLDEWIFSYDFTYEKLTGHFKTSSLKGFGIEELGEAIISAGAVLQYLEETEHRETDHISAISRIDEDKYVWLDKFTIRNLELIYPQNDGGVPLITILDGTETPMGSRMLKKWMVLPLKDTSAISERHKIVEAFLADEEILESIRASLKQIGDLERLISKVAVGRINPRELNQLKKALNNTRPIYDQLIDHKLPEIKQLADQINLCEVLLQKIEHELKEDVPIVSNQGNIIKEGINEELDELRKIAYSGKDYLVQIQKREIERTGISSLKIAYNKVFGYYLEVSNAHKDKVPQEWIRKQTLVNAERYITEELKVYEEKILNAEDKLIVIEQRIYQDLVRAAAEYVTPIQNNARILAKLDCLVSFACIAKANNYKKPDVNDGTSIDIKEGRHPVIEQQLPLGESYVPNSVYLDNDSQQIMIITGPNMAGKSALLRQTALIVLMAQMGSFVPAESATIGIIDKVFTRVGASDNLSRGESTFMVEMIETASILNNLSDRSLVLMDEIGRGTSTYDGVSIAWAIVEFLHNHQDFRAKTLFATHYHELNQLADDFVRIKNFNVSVKEVGDKIIFMRKLKEGGSEHSFGIHVAQLAGMPNNVVIRANEIMHFLEKDKSKNDTKKKLEAVPKANYQMNLFEADPRFKEVSTMMEALDINTISPVEALLKLNEIQKILKKKN, encoded by the coding sequence ATGTCGAAAACTAAAGACGCCAAAGAAACTCCTTTGATGAAGCAATACAATGCCATTAAGGCAAAGTATCCGGGTGCTTTATTACTTTTTAGAGTGGGAGACTTTTATGAAACGTTTGGTGAAGATGCTGTGAAGGCAGCCAAAGTTTTAGACATAGTACTTACCAAAAGAGCTAATGGTTCTGCCTCACATATTGAGCTGGCTGGTTTTCCGCACCATGCCATGGATACGTACTTACCCAAACTCGTAAGAGCAGGCAATCGGGTAGCGATTTGCGATCAGTTGGAAGACCCTAAATCGGTAAAGGGAATTGTGAAACGAGGGGTTACCGAACTCGTTACTCCAGGACTTTCATTTAACGATAACGTACTTGATAAGAGGTCTAACAACTTTTTGGCTTCTATTTATTTTGGAAAAAATTATATCGGGGTTTCATTTTTGGATCTTTCAACGGGCGAGTTTATGGCTGCTCGCGGTAATGAAGATTATATTTCTAAATTAATTCAAGGTTTCAATCCTTCTGAGATAATTTACAGTAAGCCCGACTATCAAAAAGTTGAAGGTCTGATAGGTGACGAGTACAATCTGTTCTCATTAGATGAATGGATATTCAGCTATGATTTTACCTATGAAAAGTTAACCGGTCATTTTAAGACCTCTTCATTAAAGGGTTTTGGAATTGAGGAGCTAGGCGAAGCAATTATATCAGCTGGGGCGGTTTTACAATATCTCGAAGAAACGGAGCACCGTGAAACAGATCATATTTCGGCCATTTCAAGAATTGATGAAGATAAGTACGTTTGGCTTGATAAGTTCACCATAAGAAATTTAGAGCTGATTTACCCTCAGAATGATGGTGGAGTACCGCTCATTACTATTTTAGACGGCACTGAAACTCCGATGGGTTCAAGAATGCTTAAAAAATGGATGGTATTGCCATTGAAAGACACATCAGCCATTTCGGAGCGACACAAAATTGTTGAGGCTTTTTTGGCGGATGAAGAAATTCTTGAGTCAATAAGAGCAAGCCTGAAGCAGATTGGAGATTTGGAACGATTGATTTCTAAAGTGGCTGTTGGACGCATCAATCCTCGAGAACTAAATCAACTGAAAAAGGCGCTTAATAATACGCGACCAATTTATGATCAATTGATCGATCATAAGTTGCCAGAAATTAAGCAATTGGCCGATCAGATTAATTTGTGTGAGGTGCTTCTTCAAAAGATTGAACATGAATTGAAAGAAGATGTTCCCATTGTTTCTAATCAGGGAAACATCATTAAGGAAGGCATAAATGAGGAATTGGATGAATTGAGAAAGATTGCTTACTCAGGTAAAGATTATCTGGTTCAGATTCAAAAACGAGAAATTGAGAGGACAGGGATATCATCTTTAAAGATCGCATACAACAAAGTTTTCGGATATTATCTGGAGGTGAGTAATGCCCATAAAGATAAAGTGCCACAAGAGTGGATTCGCAAGCAGACACTTGTCAATGCCGAGCGATACATTACCGAAGAATTAAAAGTGTATGAAGAAAAAATCCTGAATGCTGAGGACAAGCTGATTGTGATCGAACAGCGTATTTATCAGGATTTGGTGAGGGCAGCTGCCGAGTATGTTACTCCCATACAGAATAATGCACGTATTTTGGCCAAATTAGACTGTCTGGTATCTTTTGCTTGTATCGCAAAGGCGAATAACTATAAGAAGCCTGACGTAAATGATGGTACCTCCATAGATATTAAAGAAGGACGCCACCCGGTAATTGAGCAGCAATTGCCTTTAGGCGAATCGTATGTGCCCAATTCGGTGTATCTGGATAATGATTCTCAACAAATCATGATAATTACAGGCCCTAATATGGCGGGTAAATCTGCATTATTGAGGCAAACCGCCTTAATTGTGTTGATGGCACAAATGGGGTCTTTCGTCCCAGCAGAAAGTGCAACAATAGGAATCATTGATAAAGTCTTTACAAGAGTAGGAGCGTCCGATAATCTATCCAGAGGGGAGTCTACTTTTATGGTGGAGATGATCGAAACGGCCAGTATACTTAATAACCTAAGTGACAGAAGTTTGGTCCTTATGGATGAAATTGGCCGCGGAACCAGCACCTATGATGGTGTCTCTATTGCTTGGGCGATTGTTGAGTTTTTACATAACCATCAGGATTTCAGAGCTAAAACATTATTTGCGACACACTATCATGAGCTAAACCAGTTGGCCGATGATTTTGTACGAATTAAAAACTTCAATGTTTCTGTTAAGGAGGTGGGCGACAAGATCATCTTTATGCGAAAGCTCAAGGAAGGTGGTAGTGAGCACAGTTTTGGCATTCATGTGGCTCAGTTAGCAGGCATGCCCAATAATGTAGTGATTCGAGCTAACGAGATAATGCATTTCCTGGAAAAGGACAAGAGTAAAAATGATACTAAAAAGAAATTGGAGGCAGTGCCTAAAGCAAATTACCAGATGAATCTATTCGAGGCTGATCCCAGGTTCAAAGAAGTATCGACAATGATGGAAGCACTTGATATTAATACCATTTCTCCTGTTGAAGCATTACTTAAATTGAATGAAATTCAAAAAATTCTAAAAAAGAAGAACTAA
- a CDS encoding acyl-CoA desaturase, with the protein MAEVVLEKRNRPILKQEIAFAIVHLIPLAAIWTGATLFDWIVCAALYVFRMFWITGGYHRYFAHKSYKTSRFFQFWIAFFAMTSAQKGALWWAAHHRHHHRHSDTPKDPHSMKLYGFWYSHVGWIIGPDYKETDFKTIGDFAKYPELVWLNKHYLVPPTILAIAVTALGAYVNGGSILLFFTHHGLSTLFIGFFLSTVLTYHGTFTINSIMHKFGKQRYESGDESKNSLWLALLTLGEGWHNNHHYYEVAARQGFFWWEIDLTYYGLKVLSWFGLIWDLRGVPKHIKYSKNKEHAKELAQEMKQNAA; encoded by the coding sequence ATGGCCGAAGTAGTATTAGAAAAAAGAAACAGACCAATCTTAAAGCAGGAAATAGCTTTCGCGATTGTTCATTTAATTCCATTAGCAGCGATTTGGACAGGGGCCACTCTGTTCGACTGGATTGTGTGCGCTGCCCTTTATGTTTTCAGAATGTTCTGGATAACAGGTGGTTATCATCGTTATTTTGCGCACAAATCGTATAAAACATCACGATTTTTTCAGTTTTGGATAGCATTTTTTGCCATGACATCCGCCCAAAAAGGAGCACTTTGGTGGGCAGCACATCACCGTCATCATCATCGCCATAGCGATACTCCCAAAGATCCACATTCGATGAAGTTGTATGGTTTTTGGTATTCACATGTAGGCTGGATCATTGGGCCTGATTATAAAGAAACCGATTTCAAAACCATAGGTGATTTTGCCAAATACCCAGAGTTGGTATGGTTAAATAAGCATTATTTAGTTCCGCCCACTATTTTAGCCATTGCAGTTACCGCATTAGGTGCGTATGTTAATGGTGGTAGTATACTATTGTTTTTCACACACCATGGCTTGTCTACTTTGTTTATAGGATTCTTTCTGAGCACTGTACTTACGTATCATGGTACGTTTACCATTAACTCAATCATGCATAAATTTGGTAAGCAGCGTTACGAATCAGGGGATGAATCTAAAAACAGCCTTTGGTTGGCATTGCTTACGTTAGGCGAAGGGTGGCATAATAACCATCACTATTATGAAGTAGCGGCACGCCAGGGGTTCTTTTGGTGGGAAATAGACCTTACCTACTATGGGCTTAAGGTATTAAGTTGGTTTGGCCTGATTTGGGATCTTCGTGGAGTGCCTAAACATATCAAGTATTCTAAGAATAAAGAACACGCCAAAGAACTTGCGCAAGAGATGAAACAAAATGCTGCTTAA
- a CDS encoding DUF58 domain-containing protein has product MRLFRIIQSLYLTFNFYASVGLLVLVFVLGSMNPFILGIANGLLFLFILAILFEVVQLFRIDGAVKIKRISPERLSNGDENVILVQIESQLPYDCKFTLIDELPVQFQSRDKTFKGDIAAGKKQEVSYTIRPFERGEYHFGNINLYLSTFAHLIQRRYQSEAGEMTKVYPSINQVKKYSFLAVSDRLYDSGIKKIRKIGHNYEFDQIREFIVGDDIRAINWKATARTSQLMVNQYQDEKSQEVYVIINKGRVMQMPFEKLSLLDYSINSGLVMLNTAYVKDDYPGLICFNKEVDLMVSASKKKSQITHLLEALYNQETDFSEANYSKLAFWVRKTIKKRALLFLYTNFEGLSSLQREIDHLKAISKYQRLIVVIFKNVELDALIEQKSDALEDIYTKTIAIKFKTEKELIVKELNKHGIDAILTTPENLTVDSINKYLEIKARGVF; this is encoded by the coding sequence ACTCGGAATAGCCAATGGTCTACTATTTTTATTCATTCTAGCCATATTGTTCGAAGTGGTTCAACTCTTTAGAATAGATGGGGCAGTTAAGATCAAAAGAATATCCCCTGAGAGACTTTCCAATGGAGATGAAAATGTTATTCTAGTACAAATAGAAAGTCAGTTGCCTTATGACTGTAAGTTTACACTAATTGACGAGCTCCCAGTTCAATTTCAGAGTAGGGATAAAACCTTTAAAGGTGATATTGCCGCTGGAAAGAAGCAAGAGGTAAGCTATACAATCCGTCCTTTTGAACGTGGAGAGTATCATTTCGGCAACATCAATCTCTACCTATCAACATTTGCACACCTTATCCAACGAAGATATCAATCCGAAGCCGGTGAAATGACCAAGGTTTACCCTTCTATTAATCAAGTTAAAAAATATTCATTCCTGGCAGTATCTGATCGCTTGTATGACTCTGGTATTAAGAAGATAAGAAAGATAGGTCACAACTATGAGTTTGATCAAATACGGGAATTTATTGTTGGTGATGATATTAGAGCAATAAACTGGAAAGCCACTGCCAGAACTTCTCAATTAATGGTTAACCAATACCAAGACGAAAAATCGCAAGAGGTCTATGTCATCATTAACAAAGGCAGGGTAATGCAAATGCCCTTTGAAAAGCTTTCATTACTGGATTATTCTATCAACTCTGGGTTGGTGATGTTAAATACTGCCTATGTTAAAGATGATTATCCAGGACTCATTTGCTTTAATAAAGAAGTAGACTTGATGGTATCTGCTTCTAAAAAGAAATCACAAATAACCCATTTACTTGAGGCATTGTATAACCAGGAAACTGATTTTTCGGAAGCCAACTATTCCAAGCTTGCTTTTTGGGTGAGGAAAACAATTAAAAAGCGAGCCCTCCTTTTCCTATACACGAATTTCGAAGGTCTTTCTAGTTTACAACGCGAGATTGATCATTTGAAGGCAATCTCAAAATATCAGCGATTGATCGTAGTCATATTTAAAAATGTAGAACTCGATGCACTTATAGAACAGAAATCTGACGCCTTAGAGGATATTTATACGAAAACTATTGCCATAAAATTTAAAACAGAAAAGGAGTTAATAGTCAAAGAGTTGAACAAACATGGTATAGATGCCATTTTAACCACTCCTGAAAACTTGACGGTTGATTCTATTAACAAGTATTTAGAGATTAAGGCGAGGGGGGTGTTTTAG